TTGAGGATTACTGAAAATAGCCCTAGTTTCTTTAACAATGTTAGAGTTCATAACCAGCACTAAAAGATGATGCTCTTCATGTTGTTGGTACAGGTGGACTGTAGAATCTAGTACGCCAGGTTGCCTCACCCAATATCCGCTTTTACTTACGATATTAGATACATCCGAGACACCATAAACAATATGATGCCTTAAAATAAAGCTATGTGCAGATTCGTCTGAAGGACTTATTATCATCTTTTAACTTATTACCCCCATACTAAGCTTACCTCGCCCTTGGCCAATTTCGTGTTACATGTCCCGTCAGCACACCTTTGGACATAAATGAGTTTCGGGAATTAGAATATTAGCATTTCATAAATTACTTACAGTATGGAAAAGTCGCTTAACTCGATGTCCAAAGCTAATGGTGTAGATAGCTCAGGAGTAGTCCGCTTCAATCTTCATCGAATAATCTACTAAATAAAGTGGCGTCAGGTTTGTCCAATACCCGGATAAGATGTCAGCGGCGCGACATCTATCCTTATTTGTCATGTAACTATGCCTACGTATGACTATGCAGTACTATTAGCGATATTTTATGAATTTGTACTTAAGAGACTCTAATGATTAAATTTTTAGCACCTGTAATCATAGTTGCAGCTACAGGCCTTGTCGGTTTGGTTAACAAAGATGCTATCTATGAAAAGTACTTGCAAACACAAGTTAACAAGAACTTAGTTATAGAAACTGGTAGCACAAAGTATTGTGGTCACGTTATCAAAGATAATGAGACTCCAGAGCAATTAGTTAACAGAGTTAAACAGCAATTCAATGGTGCGACTGCATTTAGACAAATTATAGATATTTACGAAAACATTCTACATGACACGGATGAAATTGAAGCGATAACTAAAAAAATTAGTGATTGGGGTTGGCAAGGTGATGATTCCCTTGTAGAAGAAATAGCCAAATACAAGGATGATCCATACCAGCAAGACTATTTAGCTGAACTCATCGCGTTACAAGATTATAGAAAGTCAGCCTCACATAATAAAGATGAATTGATAAAAGAGCGTGATTCCCTAAGAGATGCTTTGTATTTGGCAAAAAAACCACAATTAGAGAAAGATATTTCTAATGCTATATCTCAGTTTTCCTGTGAACTGGACGATGAATCATTCAACCAAGAAGCAGATGTCATTCTAGCAAGTTTAAACCCAACGCTTTCAGGAGAAGAAAAAAAACACCTAGAAGAAATAGTAAAAGAACGAACTGTACAAGGGTTAAAGAATGCCTCAGTGCCTTTAGAAACATTTACTAAGAAATTTTATGAACTTATTAATGACGCTGTCGCAGAAATCAAAATCCTTGACTCTGAGACTATAGTCAAAGACCAAACGATTACTAACACTTTATCGGTTGTATCAACAAACGCTTTTGGAAAAAAACAACGCTTTGAAGTCGGTTGTGTAGCATATGCTTTTGGCATAAACCCTATATTTGGCTCGGCGCGTATCTTTAAGTGCTTTGTTCGTAAATCAGGGGAAACGTTGGGAGATAGTATCTACCTTCACGACCTAATGCTTGTCGAAGAATTCGATGATGAAAACCAATGGAACAAAGTTAAAAAAGAAGTTCTAAAAGAGTTTAAATAACGACATCTCACATGAAAACCCGCCTATCTCAACCTTAGGCGGTAGCTTTATGCGCATTAAGCTCTTTTTGTCATACATTTGATTTATCCTGAGTTTTAACCGCATTTACGAAGTCACTTTTCAGTCTGTTGAACGAACCAAAAGTAGCCGAAGGCTCATCTGCAAATAAATCGGTCACCTCTGAAACTAATAAGCTAGCTTTGTCATACACTTCGTTAGTACTAAATAATTCAATAAGAACGAGATCCTCGTTGATTGGCGAGAGATAAGTTGAGTAGTTTTTAGAGCTATCTAAATCTAGGGCACTAATCGCAGTTGACACCTTTGACAAGAAAGAACAGTAGATTAAGTTCAAATTTTCTTTTTGCTTTTGCCGCTCGTTCGTTTCAAGTTCCAACTTTTTAAATTTGTATGTTGCCACATAGGAAATAACAGAACCAACCACAACACCCATGAAGCCGATCAAAGAAGTTAGTAAATCCAAGATTACTCCTTAGTTTGGTTAAAATGTATAGCCCAATTAAGGTGAGGCACGCAATACTACTGCTGCCACATACCACCTTAATCACTAAAAACAACGGATACTAAAAATGTCACTCGTGACGCATCACTCTTACATTGTTAGGTTTATACTATCTCGCTGCGTATAAGCCGATTGTAAGGAATCTCATAAGCACTAGTGTAATAATCCTTGGATTCAAGTACGAAGTGCGACACCTCTGAACATAAAAACAGTGAGATGCGATAATCATGAAGTTTGCTCCCGCCAAGAAGTAAAAAACATGAGATACACGCACCTCACTGAGAACGAAAGGTATATGATTTCTGCACTCAGAAAGCAAGGAATTAGTACCGCTAAAATAGCTAAACAACTGGGGCGTCACAAAGCCACTATCTATCGAGAAATTGAACGCAACTCCCGATACAACAGACACTTTAAAAGGTACTCCTATCAGGCATGGAGAGCCCAACAAATGGCTCGCAACCGGCTGCGCCGGTCGCGCAGAAATAAGCGCTACAGCGAAATCGACTTCAGGTTACCTGAAGCCTTGCTACGACTGGATTGGAGTCCTGACCAAATCGTCGGATATCTGAGGGTAAGAGGCTATCCAACAATGAGCCACGAGCTCATTTATCAGCATGTTTGGAACGACAAAACTCTCGGTGGAACACTATGGAAACACCTACGCCAATCCACCAAGAAAAGGCGTAAAAGGTATAACTCAAAAGACAGCCGTGGACGGCTAGCTGCAAAGCGTCATATTACCGAAAGACCAGCAAATGCAGAGCATAGAAAAGAGCCTGGTCATTGGGAAATTGATACCGTCGTTGGCCGCGGAACCAAGCACTGTATCGTGACTTTAGTCGACAGAATGACAGGCTACACTTTTATTGGGCAAATGGACGATAGAACAAGCGAGTCGCTCAACGTAAGAATGAGCAAAATAATGACCCGCTCTGACTTACCTTTTAAGACGATAACTGCTGATAACGGCACTGAATTTCATGGTTACGCACAACTAGAGAAACATCATAACTGTCTGTTTTACTTTGCAAATCCATACCACTCATGGGAACGAGGTACAAATGAAAACACCAACGGCTTGATACGACAATACTTACCAAAACGAACTTCTATGTCACACGTGACACAGAAGCTCTGCAATGAAATTGCACACAAATTAAATACGCGCCCACGCAAAAGGCTTGGGTATAGGACACCAACGGAGTATATTCATGCGCATCTGTAGAAAGTGTCGCACTTCAAACTTGATACTAAGATCAATTATAGACTGATCACCACCTTGTTTTTGGTATAAGTCGATGTACCGAAATAGCCCGTTGGACGCATTTAGGGCTTGTAACCAAATTTCATTATCTTGAAGTTGGCGTCGCAACTTAGGACTCTCTTTAAGTACTGACAAGTGATATTCCCAGTCTAGCGAGTCACTTTTTAAAAGAGTGCTCAATGGAAGTTCTTTCAATCCTGCATACTCTCCTCCCATATCGTGCACCCAAAGCCATGGGTCATCACAAGTTACAACCATCTCATATAAACTTTTAAGATCTTTCTCATATGCACGGATAGCCATTAGAGTCTCAGCGCTGATTTGTTGATTTTTAATAAACTTCAAGTTTTCTAGACCAGCAAGAAACGCTAAAAATGCAAACAAAGGAGCAAGAACTCCACCAATATAACTACCAAAGCTCCCCCAATCACTCTGTTCATTTGAGAGACCTGAGTGAAACTGTATAAAAAAAGCACCTAGACTTATTACTGTAATCAAAACAGCAACCATCGTTGCTATATTGTCTCGAATTAAATTATTCAAATTACGTCCCAAAAACATGTAGCCGCGTCAGGTAGTGAGCAACGCTAGCAACTTACTTAAACTACTGCGCCGTAAATGCCAAACGTCACGAATCAATGTTAAACTGCTTGCATGATGAATTACTCACTTCACTGTGACTCTAAGCTTCTAATTTTATTATCAAGCCCATCCATTTTTTGTATTTCATTTTTCAGTTCATATTCAACTTCTTCAGGAGGAAAGCCACACAGTAGATAGGTGTTATACATGTCTTGTAACGATTTAGATTTACAATGCGAAGCGTCCTTTGCGATCTTAAGTGAAATCACCTTCATCTCATTCATAAGCGTAGAGTAAACACCTTTTTTCAGGTGATATGTTTTGTCAATAGAAATGCCCAGACTCGCACCACAAAAAAAAGCATCTGCTTTTTCCAAATCTTTGTATAAACGAGATAGTGCAACAGCATACATTGGATCTTTAAATATGGTTTCCCACAAGCTCTGAACATGATTAAAATGAGTTGTCAGCTCCTCTAAATCAAATTCATCAATCGTTGAACTTTTCTCCAAACCAGCCAAATGATTACTTATTCTAGAAACAATCACACTCAAAGCTATCAGTGAATCTAGGTATTTATCCCTTTTCATTTCTATATCTCGATTTTTACTGATTAGATATAGCTCAGAAGCTTGCTTAGACTTAAACTGAAACATGTAAATACCGACGCTAGGAAATGTCAAACCCATAATACCTAAGGGTAGTGCGCTTATTTCCAAAAAATATTTATAACCTTTCGAGTTCATAGTTAACTCTAGAGGTAGCCAAATGATTGTCCCTACAGCAAGACCAATAATTAACGGCAGGCATAAACATAACCAAAAGCTAATGTTTTTAAAGGCTGATGCTCTATGGTTTATATGAAATATTGTATTCATTGT
The Vibrio kanaloae genome window above contains:
- a CDS encoding IS30-like element ISVa6 family transposase; its protein translation is MRYTHLTENERYMISALRKQGISTAKIAKQLGRHKATIYREIERNSRYNRHFKRYSYQAWRAQQMARNRLRRSRRNKRYSEIDFRLPEALLRLDWSPDQIVGYLRVRGYPTMSHELIYQHVWNDKTLGGTLWKHLRQSTKKRRKRYNSKDSRGRLAAKRHITERPANAEHRKEPGHWEIDTVVGRGTKHCIVTLVDRMTGYTFIGQMDDRTSESLNVRMSKIMTRSDLPFKTITADNGTEFHGYAQLEKHHNCLFYFANPYHSWERGTNENTNGLIRQYLPKRTSMSHVTQKLCNEIAHKLNTRPRKRLGYRTPTEYIHAHL